The genomic DNA AAAGAAATCATGGACAACAAAGATATGACCAGAAGCAAGCTTGCTAAACTTGCAAATATCCGTTTTGAAGTAGCTGACAAATGGTACAACGGAAATATTGAGCGTATGGATATTGATGTCCTCACTCGGATCTGCTTTGTTTTGGATTGTAAGATTTCCGATTTGATGACCTATAAAAAGTAAATCTCACTAATACAGAGTCTGTTTTTACAGGCTCTTTTTATTTGCAGATACCCAATATCTCTGTTCCATACTTGGCAAGGAGTATAGCATGAATGATAGCTTGAAATGTTTTCTCATCAATCAGGCTTTCATCGGCAATTTCATTAAGTTTAATATATTCTTTCCCTGTAGATATTGTCTTTGCTGTTTGATAGACAGCATATCTGTTGGTATCAATTCCTTTTAAATGGATTGATTTAAAATAAACCTTAGTTAAATAAACATGTGGCTTTGACCATTCCCATAGTTCATGGTCCGCTGTAAGCAAAAACAGAGTGGCAAGAAATTGATTATTATCAATTTTCTTTATCACTCTGTTTTTTATGTTGATAATATTTTTAAATCGCTGTCGGTGACCGCTGTCGCAAAAGAAATCACCATTAAACTCTGAAATCAGTTTACTCAATCTTTTTTTGAGATTATATTCTCTGAAATCCTTAAAGGTACTTTTTACTATGTTTTCATAACATACCGCGTTCGCTTTCAATCTTTCCGATAAGACCAAGCATTTGCTATCATCATTTTTACATTTTGGGTATTCGGTGCAAAACCGACAGGCTGTATCCTCTTCACTGAATGGTAACCCTTTTAATACAATTATTCCTTTCTCTCGCTTCATGAAATTAGGTACAAGCATCATCATTTGTTCAAACCCCTGTAACCTTGTACCGTACATAAATAATTTTGACATTGTAATCTTTCCTTTCTTTTTGTTTTTGGCATAAAAAAGAGGCTAAGTCTGTAGGTCTTAAGTTGACCTAAGGCTTAGCCTCTTAATTTTACATATTAAATTTTTGATTAATTGGTCATTTCATAAACATCCACTCTTTTAATAATCCTGTGCTGTTTAGCCCACTCTTGAATTTGGGCCACCCCTTCTTCAGATAAATCAAAGATCAGTGTCTCATCACCATAATGCTGGCTTGAAAACAACATCTTTCTACCCTTGTATAAGTTAAGAGTAAACCATTTAATAAAACCTTCTTTAGATAAGAAATTTTCCTTCACTTCAATTTCAAAGTCATTTGTTACTTTCCCTTGAAAAACAAGTTCTCTAGTTTCTTCATTATTTATTTTTTCCCCATACTTTATTCCCGATTCTATAGCTTCTCCATCGTTTGGCCATACCCTTGTTTCAAAAGTATCTGCCTTATTAAGAGATTTCTTTACAAGATTAACCCACCATGAATATTCTGCAAAAATAGGAGCCACATTTCTACTAGAAAAGTCTTCTCTTTCAACCATAAGCATTACATAATATTGCATAAATTCACCCCATAAAATATCATATTTCCTATGTCATCTATAATTCCACCATTTTCCAAGGCTCAAAAACGGCACTTTTTTGCCCGTTTTTAAGCCTCAAAATCACTCCAAAACCACAACATCTTGTGGTCAAAGTCTACTTTTTACCCTCCGAACCACATTTCGTCATCATTATTATCGCTTCAACGTGTGCTGTTCTTGGAAACATATCGACCGCCTGAATTTTTTGTGGAATATAACCCAGTTCGCTAAACAAAGCGACATCTCGTGCGGCGGTAGCGCTGTTGCACGACACCATGACAATGCGGTCAGGTGCCATGCGAACAGTGGTTTTAATCAAATCCGGTGTGCAGCCCTTGCGAGGCGGGTCAAGAATAATAACATTGGGGGCGATGCCCTCGGCTTCAAGCTGGGCAGCAGCCTCTGCTGCATCTGCGCAGATAAAGCGTGCGTTCGCAATGCCGTTCTGAGCTGCGTTTTGACGCGCGTTTTTGACAGCGTCTGAGACAATTTCCACCCCGATAAGTTGTCCGGCCTGATGCGCCATAGAAAGGCCAATGGTGCCTGCGCCACAGTAGAGATCCAACAGAACTTCGCCGCCCGAAAGCGCCGCGAACTCTTTTGCAATGCCATAAAGCTGCTCAGCAGCACGGCGGTTAACTTGATAAAACGATAATGGAGAAAGAGAAAAAGAAAGCCCGCAGAGCCGGTCGGTGATGGTGCTTTCTCCCCAGAGTGTTTGACATTTTTGTCCGAGCAGTACGTTGGTTTTATCGCAGTTAATATTGAGTATTACAGAAGTAATAGCAGTGCAGGCGCTGCGGAGCACTTTGATGAGCGCATCTGTTTGGGGTATGGCGCTACCGTTGGTGATGATGGTGACCATCACTTCTCCGGTAGCTTCGGCGTGGCGAATATAAAGTGCGCGCACCAGTCCGTTGTGCGTGGTCTCGTCGTAAATACTGACGTTAAATTCGGCCAGCCATCTGCAAAACGCGGCGGCTATTTCGCCAAAAAAAACAGGGTGGAGCAAGCAATCCTCCGCCGGCTCCACTCTGTGTGAGCGTTTGGCGAAAAAACCAACAATAGGCTTACCGTTTTGCAGGCGGACAGGGTAGATTGCCTTATTGCGGTAACGGTCGGCTTGCGGGGAGGGAATAGCCGGAGGCAACGTGATCATTAGCTTGCCAATGCGGCGCATGTTTTCCTCTACCCAGCTGTTTTTGGTCAACAACTCCTGTTCATAAGAGATGTGTCGAAGGCTGCAGCTGCCGCAACGGCGATAGATGGGGC from Oscillospiraceae bacterium MB24-C1 includes the following:
- the rlmD gene encoding 23S rRNA (uracil(1939)-C(5))-methyltransferase RlmD — encoded protein: MLKKNAIIPLEITDITNEGNGVGRADGMAVFVPFTVVGDKLKVRVVKVLSHYAFGIIEEMLSPAACRLEDDCPIYRRCGSCSLRHISYEQELLTKNSWVEENMRRIGKLMITLPPAIPSPQADRYRNKAIYPVRLQNGKPIVGFFAKRSHRVEPAEDCLLHPVFFGEIAAAFCRWLAEFNVSIYDETTHNGLVRALYIRHAEATGEVMVTIITNGSAIPQTDALIKVLRSACTAITSVILNINCDKTNVLLGQKCQTLWGESTITDRLCGLSFSLSPLSFYQVNRRAAEQLYGIAKEFAALSGGEVLLDLYCGAGTIGLSMAHQAGQLIGVEIVSDAVKNARQNAAQNGIANARFICADAAEAAAQLEAEGIAPNVIILDPPRKGCTPDLIKTTVRMAPDRIVMVSCNSATAARDVALFSELGYIPQKIQAVDMFPRTAHVEAIIMMTKCGSEGKK